A region from the Falco cherrug isolate bFalChe1 chromosome 17, bFalChe1.pri, whole genome shotgun sequence genome encodes:
- the SMIM35 gene encoding small integral membrane protein 35 yields MDPRAEQEPINVLGIVLGVGLALLILVLFGYTLVQWYKRGQCWHGPDFVFNLYHTRGLGSVELVPPFSISGSLSGAGSSYVPFCNRAP; encoded by the exons ATGGACCCCCGGGCAG AGCAAGAGCCCATCAACGTGCTCGGGATTGTCTTGGGTGTCGGGCTGGCCTTGCTGATCCTGGTGCTTTTTGGCTACACCTTGGTCCAGTGGTACAAGAGGGGCCAGTGCTGGCACG GGCCTGACTTCGTCTTCAACCTCTATCACACCCG tgggctggggtCGGTGGAGCTGGTGCCACCTTTCAGCATCAGCGGCTCGCTgagcggggctgggagcagctaTGTGCCTTTCTGCAACAGGGCGCCTTga